The genome window ACTCCATACGCGGTCGGCTCGCGGGAGCCGAATAAGTCTTCCCGGAGCGTGCGGAAGCGTCTCGACCTCCCCTCGCCGACCGCCTCAGTCGAAGCGCCCGCGCCGGTACTGGACCGGCCAGTCGGCCTCCTCGCCGAGCTCGTGGGCGGCCTCCAGCGGCCAGTAGGGGTGTCGGAGCATCTCGCGGCCGAGCGCGACGAGGTCGGCCCGCCCGTTCCGGACGAGGGCGTCGGCGTGGGTCGGCTCCGTGATCCCGCCGACTGCGGCGACAGGCACGTCGGTCCCCTCGCGGATCGCCTCGGCGTACGGGACCTGGTAGCCCGGGCCCGCGTTCGGGATCTCCTGGTCCGGGTGGATCCCGCCGCCCGAGACGTCGATCAGGTCGGCGCCGGCCTCGGCGAGTAGGGGGGCCAGCCGCACCGAGTCGTCCACGTCCCACGAGTCGCGCTCGGGGAGCCAGTCGGTCGCGGAGATGCGGACGAAGACGGGCTTGCCGTCGGGCCAGACCTCGCGAACGGCCTCGACGACCTCGCGCAGGAGGCGAGTGCGGCCCTCGAAGTCCCCGCCGTACCCGTCGTCGCGGTCGTTGGTGACCGGCGAGAGGAACTGGTGGAGCAGGTAGCCGTGGGCCGCGTGGACCTCCGCGACCTCGAACCCGATGTCACGCGCGCGCTCCGCGGCGGCCGCGAACGAGTCGATCACCGCGTCGATCCCGTCCCCGTCGAGCCGGCGCGTCTCGGCCAGGTCCCCCTCGTCGACGTCCGGGTGCGGGTACGGCTCGTCGGTCGCGGAGACGGTCTCCCACCCCTCGGGCTCGTCGACGGAGATGGGGCCGCTCCCCTCGGCCGGCGGGCGGTGCGACGCCTTCCGGCCGGCGTGGGCCAGCTGGATCCCCGGCGTCGCGCCCTGCGACCGGACGAACTCGACGATCGGTTCGATCGCCTCGGCGTGCTCGTCGGACCAGATGCCGAGGCAGTTCGGCGTGATACGGCCGCGGGACTCGACGGCCGTCGCCTCGGTCATCACGACCCCCGCGCCCCCGGCGGCGCGGGCGCCGAGGTGGACGCGGTGCCAGTCGTTCGCCATGCCGTCCTCGGCGGAGTACTGGCACATCGGCGACAGCATTACGCGGTTTCGGAACTCGGTGTCGCGGAGCGAAAGCGGCGTGAACAGCGTGTTGGTCACGGATCGCCGAACGCCCCCGGCGACGTAAGTCCCACCGATCCCCCGCGCGGATCGCCGGCGACGGTTTAGGTCGACCGAAATCTATAACAGCACCGGTCCCTGACCGGATGGTAATGACAACGGGAGACCGGATGGAGCGGGACGTCGAGTCGGCGGCCGACGAGCGGCCGGCCGTCGCCGCGACCCGCTGCTCGCAGGAGCGGACCGTCTTCGCCGAACAGGGGAACACCGACGCGTGGATCGCGACCGACCTCACGGTCGATCTCGACCTCGAACGGTAACGCCGACCTCGCCTTCTACGCCCTTCGCGTTCGCCGCTCAGTGACGCCTACTCCTCGGAACGCAGCGTCTCGCCCGACGCTCCGGACGCGCGCGTCGAAGACGCGGCTCCCGCGCCCGTCGTCACCTCGCGCTCCCGCCGCTCGTCGACGAGCGCGCGGATCCGGTCCAGGATCGCGTCGAACCGGCCGCGTTCGGACCCCTTCTCGAAGTAGGCGTCCGCGCCGGCGCCGAACGCCGCCGCCTCGCGCTCCTCGCCCGGACACGTGGTGTGGAAGACGACCGGGACCCCCCGGCCCGCCTCGCGCAGCCGCTCGGTGAGGTCGACGCCGTCGCCGTCGGGGAGCCGCTGTTCGGTCACGACGCAGTCGACCGCGACGCGTTCACCGTCGACCTCGACGCCGGTCTCGACCGCGTCGAGCGCGTCCGCAAAGCGGCCCACGGAGCGGACTCGGACCCGGTCGGTGAGCCGCGCCGCGAACGCCTCCAGTAGCTCCGCGGAGCGCGCGTCGGGCTCGACTTGGAGGACGGTTATCGGCGCGTGGCGCGTCTCCGCGGCTCCGGCTGCGGTCGGTTCTGATCGATCGGCGGCTGCGTTCGTGTCCGCGCGTGCGTCGGACGGCGGGGATGTGTTGTCGGGCATGGGTTGCGTGGCGGGCGACGAGTCGTCGAGGAGCGACTTACTACTACGGTGGTGATTTTCTTCGAAAAATAATTTCATCTCCGACGGCATAATAATACCGCGATCACCGTTGTCACGGCGCTCAGAGCCGATTATTCGGTGGTATCACCGCGAAAACACCGGACGAAAGTGGGGGCGGCGAGCGGTCGCGGGGACGGTCCGCGAGCGCGGCGGGGGTTCCCGGAACGGGGTCGCTTAGGCGAACAGGTCGCGCGCCTCGCGGACCGCGTCGACCAAGGCGTCGACCTCCTCGACGGTGTTGTAGAAGTAGAAGGAGGCGCGCGCCGAGGCGGCGACGCCCATCTCGTCGTGGAGCGGCTGGGTGCAGTGGTCGCCGGCGCGGATCGCGACGCCGTAGTCGTTGAGGATGCTGGAGAGGTCGTGGGCGTGGACGCCCTCGACGTTGAACGCGACGAGGCCGCCGCGGTCGTCGCCGGGCGGGCCGTAGATCTCGACGCCGCCGAGCGCCTCGAGTTCGTCGTAGGCGTACTCGGCCAGCAGGTCCTCGTGGGCCTCGATCCGGTCCATGCCGACCTCCTCTAAGTACTCGATCGCGGCCGCGAGGCCGACCCCCTGCGCGATCGAGGGCGTGCCGGCCTCGAACTTCCACGGGAGGTCCTCCCAGGTGGAGTCCTCGAAGGAGACGCGACGGATCATGTCGCCGCCGTAGAGGTACGGCTGCATCCCGTCTAAGATCTCCTCGCGGCCGTAGAGGGCGCCGACCCCGGTCGGACCGCACATCTTGTGGCCGGAGAAGGCGAGGAAGTCGACGTCGAGGTCGCCGACGTCGACCGGACGCGTCGGCACGGACTGCGCGGCGTCGGCGAAGATGAGGGCGTCGTGATCGTGGGCCATGTCGGCCAGCTCGCGGATCGGGTTCACCGTCCCGAGCGTGTTCGACACGTGGACGACGGAGACCATCTCGGTGTCGTCGTCGATCAGCTCGGCGGCGTGGTCCATGTCGAGCCGCCCCTCGTCGGTGACGTCGACGAAGCGCACGTCGGCGCCCGTGCGCTTGCCGATCTGCTGCCAGGTGACCAGCGAGGCGTGGTGCTCCATCTCGGTGAGGACGACGTTGTCTCCCGGGCCGAGCTCCTCGAGTCCCCAGGCGTAGGCGACGAGGTTCATCGCCTCGGTCGTGTTCTTCGTGAAGACGATCTCCTCGCGGCCGTCCGCGCCGATGAACTCCGCGACCGCGTCGTGGGCCTCCTCGTAGGCGACGGAGGCCTCCTGGCTCAGCTGGTGGATCCCGCGGTGGACGTTCGAGTTGTAGCTCCGGTAGTAGTCGGAGATGGCGTCGACGACCGGGTCGGGCGTGTGCGAGGTCGCCGCGTTGTCGAGGTAGACGAGGGGGGTGTCGTCGCCCTCGCCCTCGCCCGCCGTCTCCGGATCTCCGCCGACCTTCCGATCGAGGATCGGGAAGTCGGCGCGGAGCGCCTCCACGTCGAACGGGTACTGTTCCTGAACTCCCATTACCCCCAATCGGGGCCCGAGGGCTAACACACCTTCGGTCCGGTACGTCTTGCCCGTATCGCTGACGCGCGGGATCGCGCTATCCGCGGGC of Halorubrum trapanicum contains these proteins:
- a CDS encoding NADH:flavin oxidoreductase/NADH oxidase; the protein is MTNTLFTPLSLRDTEFRNRVMLSPMCQYSAEDGMANDWHRVHLGARAAGGAGVVMTEATAVESRGRITPNCLGIWSDEHAEAIEPIVEFVRSQGATPGIQLAHAGRKASHRPPAEGSGPISVDEPEGWETVSATDEPYPHPDVDEGDLAETRRLDGDGIDAVIDSFAAAAERARDIGFEVAEVHAAHGYLLHQFLSPVTNDRDDGYGGDFEGRTRLLREVVEAVREVWPDGKPVFVRISATDWLPERDSWDVDDSVRLAPLLAEAGADLIDVSGGGIHPDQEIPNAGPGYQVPYAEAIREGTDVPVAAVGGITEPTHADALVRNGRADLVALGREMLRHPYWPLEAAHELGEEADWPVQYRRGRFD
- a CDS encoding aminotransferase class V-fold PLP-dependent enzyme, which gives rise to MGVQEQYPFDVEALRADFPILDRKVGGDPETAGEGEGDDTPLVYLDNAATSHTPDPVVDAISDYYRSYNSNVHRGIHQLSQEASVAYEEAHDAVAEFIGADGREEIVFTKNTTEAMNLVAYAWGLEELGPGDNVVLTEMEHHASLVTWQQIGKRTGADVRFVDVTDEGRLDMDHAAELIDDDTEMVSVVHVSNTLGTVNPIRELADMAHDHDALIFADAAQSVPTRPVDVGDLDVDFLAFSGHKMCGPTGVGALYGREEILDGMQPYLYGGDMIRRVSFEDSTWEDLPWKFEAGTPSIAQGVGLAAAIEYLEEVGMDRIEAHEDLLAEYAYDELEALGGVEIYGPPGDDRGGLVAFNVEGVHAHDLSSILNDYGVAIRAGDHCTQPLHDEMGVAASARASFYFYNTVEEVDALVDAVREARDLFA
- a CDS encoding response regulator, translating into MPDNTSPPSDARADTNAAADRSEPTAAGAAETRHAPITVLQVEPDARSAELLEAFAARLTDRVRVRSVGRFADALDAVETGVEVDGERVAVDCVVTEQRLPDGDGVDLTERLREAGRGVPVVFHTTCPGEEREAAAFGAGADAYFEKGSERGRFDAILDRIRALVDERREREVTTGAGAASSTRASGASGETLRSEE